The following are from one region of the Saccharomyces cerevisiae S288C chromosome I, complete sequence genome:
- the CDC19 gene encoding pyruvate kinase CDC19 (Pyruvate kinase; functions as a homotetramer in glycolysis to convert phosphoenolpyruvate to pyruvate, the input for aerobic (TCA cycle) or anaerobic (glucose fermentation) respiration; regulated via allosteric activation by fructose bisphosphate; CDC19 has a paralog, PYK2, that arose from the whole genome duplication), producing MSRLERLTSLNVVAGSDLRRTSIIGTIGPKTNNPETLVALRKAGLNIVRMNFSHGSYEYHKSVIDNARKSEELYPGRPLAIALDTKGPEIRTGTTTNDVDYPIPPNHEMIFTTDDKYAKACDDKIMYVDYKNITKVISAGRIIYVDDGVLSFQVLEVVDDKTLKVKALNAGKICSHKGVNLPGTDVDLPALSEKDKEDLRFGVKNGVHMVFASFIRTANDVLTIREVLGEQGKDVKIIVKIENQQGVNNFDEILKVTDGVMVARGDLGIEIPAPEVLAVQKKLIAKSNLAGKPVICATQMLESMTYNPRPTRAEVSDVGNAILDGADCVMLSGETAKGNYPINAVTTMAETAVIAEQAIAYLPNYDDMRNCTPKPTSTTETVAASAVAAVFEQKAKAIIVLSTSGTTPRLVSKYRPNCPIILVTRCPRAARFSHLYRGVFPFVFEKEPVSDWTDDVEARINFGIEKAKEFGILKKGDTYVSIQGFKAGAGHSNTLQVSTV from the coding sequence ATGTCTAGATTAGAAAGATTGACCTCATTAAACGTTGTTGCTGGTTCTGACTTGAGAAGAACCTCCATCATTGGTACCATCGGTCCAAAGACCAACAACCCAGAAACCTTGGTTGCTTTGAGAAAGGCTGGTTTGAACATTGTCCGTATGAACTTCTCTCACGGTTCTTACGAATACCACAAGTCTGTCATTGACAACGCCAGAAAGTCCGAAGAATTGTACCCAGGTAGACCATTGGCCATTGCTTTGGACACCAAGGGTCCAGAAATCAGAACTGGTACCACCACCAACGATGTTGACTACCCAATCCCACCAAACCACGAAATGATCTTCACCACCGATGACAAGTACGCTAAGGCTTGTGACGACAAGATCATGTACGTTGACTACAAGAACATCACCAAGGTCATCTCCGCTGGTAGAATCATCTACGTTGATGATGGTGTTTTGTCTTTCCAAGTTTTGGAAGTCGTTGACGACAAGACTTTGAAGGTCAAGGCTTTGAACGCCGGTAAGATCTGTTCCCACAAGGGTGTCAACTTACCAGGTACCGATGTCGATTTGCCAGCTTTGTCTGAAAAGGACAAGGAAGATTTGAGATTCGGTGTCAAGAACGGTGTCCACATGGTCTTCGCTTCTTTCATCAGAACCGCCAACGATGTTTTGACCATCAGAGAAGTCTTGGGTGAACAAGGTAAGGACGTCAAGATCATTGTCAAGATTGAAAACCAACAAGGTGTTAACAACTTCGACGAAATCTTGAAGGTCACTGACGGTGTTATGGTTGCCAGAGGTGACTTGGGTATTGAAATCCCAGCCCCAGAAGTCTTGGCTgtccaaaagaaattgattGCTAAGTCTAACTTGGCTGGTAAGCCAGTTATCTGTGCTACCCAAATGTTGGAATCCATGACTTACAACCCAAGACCAACCAGAGCTGAAGTTTCCGATGTCGGTAACGCTATCTTGGATGGTGCTGACTGTGTTATGTTGTCTGGTGAAACCGCCAAGGGTAACTACCCAATCAACGCCGTTACCACTATGGCTGAAACCGCTGTCATTGCTGAACAAGCTATCGCTTACTTGCCAAACTACGATGACATGAGAAACTGTACTCCAAAGCCAACCTCCACCACCGAAACCGTCGCTGCCTCCGCTGTCGCTGCTGTTTTCGAACAAAAGGCCAAGGCTATCATTGTCTTGTCCACTTCCGGTACCACCCCAAGATTGGTTTCCAAGTACAGACCAAACTGTCCAATCATCTTGGTTACCAGATGCCCAAGAGCTGCTAGATTCTCTCACTTGTACAGAGGTGTCTTCCCATTCGTTTTCGAAAAGGAACCTGTCTCTGACTGGACTGATGATGTTGAAGCCCGTATCAACTTCGGTATTGAAAAGGCTAAGGAATTCGGTATCTTGAAGAAGGGTGACACTTACGTTTCCATCCAAGGTTTCAAGGCCGGTGCTGGTCACTCCAACACTTTGCAAGTCTCTACcgtttaa
- the FUN12 gene encoding translation initiation factor eIF5B (Translation initiation factor eIF5B; GTPase that promotes Met-tRNAiMet binding to ribosomes and ribosomal subunit joining; promotes GTP-dependent maturation of 18S rRNA by Nob1p; protein abundance increases in response to DNA replication stress; homolog of bacterial IF2), which translates to MAKKSKKNQQNYWDEEFEEDAAQNEEISATPTPNPESSAGADDTSREASASAEGAEAIEGDFMSTLKQSKKKQEKKVIEEKKDGKPILKSKKEKEKEKKEKEKQKKKEQAARKKAQQQAQKEKNKELNKQNVEKAAAEKAAAEKSQKSKGESDKPSASAKKPAKKVPAGLAALRRQLELKKQLEEQEKLEREEEERLEKEEEERLANEEKMKEEAKAAKKEKEKAKREKRKAEGKLLTRKQKEEKKLLERRRAALLSSGNVKVAGLAKKDGEENKPKKVVYSKKKKRTTQENASEAIKSDSKKDSEVVPDDELKESEDVLIDDWENLALGDDDEEGTNEETQESTASHENEDQNQGEEEEEGEEEEEEEEERAHVHEVAKSTPAATPAATPTPSSASPNKKDLRSPICCILGHVDTGKTKLLDKIRQTNVQGGEAGGITQQIGATYFPIDAIKAKTKVMAEYEKQTFDVPGLLVIDTPGHESFSNLRSRGSSLCNIAILVIDIMHGLEQQTIESIKLLRDRKAPFVVALNKIDRLYDWKAIPNNSFRDSFAKQSRAVQEEFQSRYSKIQLELAEQGLNSELYFQNKNMSKYVSIVPTSAVTGEGVPDLLWLLLELTQKRMSKQLMYLSHVEATILEVKVVEGFGTTIDVILSNGYLREGDRIVLCGMNGPIVTNIRALLTPQPLRELRLKSEYVHHKEVKAALGVKIAANDLEKAVSGSRLLVVGPEDDEDELMDDVMDDLTGLLDSVDTTGKGVVVQASTLGSLEALLDFLKDMKIPVMSIGLGPVYKRDVMKASTMLEKAPEYAVMLCFDVKVDKEAEQYAEQEGIKIFNADVIYHLFDSFTAYQEKLLEERRKDFLDYAIFPCVLQTLQIINKRGPMIIGVDVLEGTLRVGTPICAVKTDPTTKERQTLILGKVISLEINHQPVQEVKKGQTAAGVAVRLEDPSGQQPIWGRHVDENDTLYSLVSRRSIDTLKDKAFRDQVARSDWLLLKKLKVVFGIE; encoded by the coding sequence ATGGCGAAAAAGAGTAAAAAGAACCAACAGAACTACTGGGATGAGGAATTCGAAGAAGACGCCGCCCAGAACGAAGAAATCAGTGCCACGCCAACTCCAAATCCAGAAAGCAGCGCAGGTGCAGATGACACTTCCAGAGAAGCAAGTGCAAGTGCTGAAGGTGCTGAGGCCATTGAAGGCGACTTCATGTCTACTTTGAAGCAatcgaagaagaagcaagaaaagaaggttATTGAAGAGAAGAAGGATGGTAAGCCTATACTAAAGTccaagaaggaaaaggagaaggaaaaaaaggaaaaggagaagcagaagaagaaagaacaaGCTGCCAGGAAGAAGGCCCAACAGCAAGCTCAAAAGGAGAAGAACAAGGAGTTGAACAAGcaaaatgttgaaaaagctGCTGCTGAGAAGGCTGCTGCTGAGAAATCCCAAAAATCTAAAGGTGAAAGTGATAAACCAAGTGCTAGTGCTAAGAAGCCAGCCAAGAAAGTACCTGCCGGTTTGGCTGCTTTGAGACGTCAAttagaattgaagaaacaacttgaagaacaagaaaagttgGAAagagaggaagaagaaagattggagaaagaagaggaggaaagATTGGCcaacgaagaaaaaatgaaggaaGAAGCTAAAGCAgctaaaaaggaaaaggagaagGCAAAGCGTGAAAAACGAAAGGCTGAAGGTAAGCTATTGACcagaaagcaaaaagaagaaaagaaattattggAAAGAAGACGTGCCGCTTTATTGTCTTCCGGTAACGTCAAAGTTGCCGGTCTGGCCAAGAAGGAtggagaagaaaacaaacCAAAGAAGGTTGTTTACagcaagaagaagaagagaacaACCCAGGAAAACGCCTCCGAAGCCATTAAATCTGACTCTAAGAAAGACTCGGAAGTTGTACCTGATGACGAACTCAAAGAATCCGAAGATGTTTTGATTGATGATTGGGAAAATTTGGCTCTtggtgatgatgacgaGGAGGGAACCAACGAAGAAACGCAAGAATCCACCGCAAGccatgaaaatgaagaccAAAATCAAggcgaagaagaagaagaaggagaagaagaagaagaagaagaagaagaaagagcaCATGTGCATGAAGTTGCCAAAAGCACACCAGCAGCTACACCAGCAGCTACTCCAACTCCATCCAGCGCTTCtccaaacaaaaaagatcTTCGTTCCCCAATTTGTTGTATTTTGGGTCATGTCGATACCGGTAAGACTAAATTGTTAGACAAAATCAGACAAACCAACGTTCAAGGTGGTGAAGCTGGTGGCATCACCCAACAGATTGGTGCCACTTATTTCCCCATCGACGCTATTAAGGCAAAAACTAAAGTTATGGCTGAATATGAAAAACAAACTTTTGATGTCCCAGGTCTTTTGGTTATTGATACCCCAGGTCACGAATCCTTCTCTAACTTACGTTCAAGAGGTTCTTCATTGTGTAACATCGCAATTTTGGTTATTGACATTATGCATGGTTTGGAACAACAGACTATTGAATCTATCAAACTGTTAAGAGATAGAAAGGCTCCATTTGTCGTTGCCCTAAACAAAATTGATAGATTATATGACTGGAAAGCCATTCCAAACAATTCATTCAGAGACTCCTTTGCAAAGCAATCAAGAGCTGTTCAAGAGGAATTTCAATCTAGGTATTCTAAGATTCAATTGGAATTAGCTGAACAAGGTTTGAATTCGGAATTGTATTtccaaaacaaaaatatgtcTAAGTATGTCTCCATTGTCCCAACATCTGCCGTCACCGGTGAGGGTGTTCCAGATTTATTGTGGTTGCTATTAGAATTGACCCAAAAGAGGATGTCCAAACAATTGATGTACTTGTCTCACGTGGAAGCAACCATTTTGGAAGTGAAAGTCGTAGAAGGTTTTGGTACCACAATTGATGTTATCTTGTCCAACGGTTACTTGAGAGAAGGTGACCGTATTGTACTGTGTGGTATGAATGGTCCAATTGTAACGAATATCAGAGCATTACTAACACCACAACCATTACGTGAACTACGTTTGAAATCTGAATATGTCCaccacaaagaagtcaaGGCTGCTTTAGGTGTCAAGATTGCCGCTAATGATTTAGAAAAAGCCGTTTCTGGTTCTAGGCTGCTAGTTGTCGGTCCtgaagatgacgaagatgaaTTGATGGACGACGTTATGGATGATTTGACTGGTTTGTTGGACTCCGTTGACACAACTGGTAAAGGTGTTGTGGTCCAAGCATCCACCTTGGGTTCTTTGGAAGCTTTGTTGGATTTCTTGAAAGACATGAAAATCCCTGTGATGTCTATCGGGTTAGGTCCAGTGTACAAGCGTGATGTTATGAAAGCCTCCACTATGTTGGAAAAGGCTCCAGAGTATGCCGTGATGTTATGTTTTGATGTTAAAGTGGATAAGGAAGCTGAACAATACGCTGAACAAGAAGGAATTAAGATCTTTAATGCAGACGTCATCTATCATTTATTTGATTCATTTACAGCATACCAAGAAAAGTTATTGGAAGAACGTCGTAAAGATTTCCTAGATTACGCTATTTTCCCATGTGTCTTACAAACCTTACAAATTATTAACAAACGTGGTCCAATGATTATTGGTGTAGACGTTCTGGAAGGTACTCTACGTGTGGGAACTCCTATTTGCGCTGTGAAAACCGACCCTACTACAAAGGAAAGACAAACTTTGATATTAGGTAAAGTCATCTCTTTAGAAATCAACCATCAACCTGTCCAAGAAGTAAAGAAGGGCCAAACCGCTGCTGGTGTTGCCGTCCGTCTAGAAGATCCCTCCGGTCAACAACCTATCTGGGGTCGTCATGTTGACGAGAATGATACATTATACTCCTTGGTTTCAAGAAGATCTATTGACACTTTGAAGGATAAAGCTTTTAGGGACCAAGTTGCTAGATCCGATTGGCTGCTATTGAAGAAGCTGAAGGTCGTTTTCGGCATCGAATGA
- a CDS encoding uncharacterized protein (hypothetical protein) has protein sequence MSISFPKMQHLIVMTTIGDKKVNNNIILFL, from the coding sequence ATGTCAATCTCGTTTCCAAAAATGCAACACCTCATCGTTATGACGACAATTGGAGACAAAAAGGTTAACAATAACATAATACTCTTTTTATAG
- the MTW1 gene encoding MIND complex subunit MTW1 (Essential component of the MIND kinetochore complex; joins kinetochore subunits contacting DNA to those contacting microtubules; critical to kinetochore assembly; complex consists of Mtw1p Including Nnf1p-Nsl1p-Dsn1p (MIND)) — protein sequence MSAPTMRSTSILTEHLGYPPISLVDDIINAVNEIMYKCTAAMEKYLLSKSKIGEEDYGEEIKSGVAKLESLLENSVDKNFDKLELYVLRNVLRIPEEYLDANVFRLENQKDLVIVDENELKKSEEKLREKVNDVELAFKKNEMLLKRVTKVKRLLFTIRGFKQKLNELLKCKDDVQLQKILESLKPIDDTMTLLTDSLRKLYVDSESTSSTEEVEALLQRLKTNGKQNNKDFRTRYIDIRTNNVLRKLGLLGDKEDEKQSAKPDARTQAGDIVSIDIEEPQLDLLDDVL from the coding sequence ATGTCTGCTCCCACTATGAGATCCACCTCAATATTGACAGAGCATTTGGGATATCCGCCCATCTCGCTTGTTGATGATATCATTAATGCTGTAAATGAAATTATGTACAAGTGCACTGCTGCCATGGAAAAATATCTGCTATCCAAGAGCAAAATCGGCGAGGAAGATTATGGAGAAGAGATCAAAAGTGGAGTTGCTAAGTTGGAATCACTTTTGGAAAACTCCGTGGATAAGAATTTTGACAAACTAGAACTATATGTTTTGAGGAACGTCCTTCGAATCCCTGAAGAGTATTTGGACGCCAATGTTTTTAGATTGGAGAACCAAAAGGATCTGGTCATTGTAGATGAGAAtgagttgaagaaaagtgaGGAGAAACTTCGAGAGAAAGTGAACGACGTGGAGTTAGCgttcaaaaagaatgaaatgCTATTGAAAAGAGTTACAAAAGTGAAAAGACTGTTGTTTACGATAAGAGGATTCAAACAAAAGCTAAACGAGTTACTGAAATGCAAAGACGATGTACAATTgcagaaaattttggagTCGTTAAAACCTATAGATGACACAATGACTCTACTGACTGATTCATTACGTAAACTATATGTTGATAGTGAAAGTACCAGTTCAACAGAGGAGGTAGAGGCACTACTGCAGAGATTGAAGACCAACGGGAAGCAAAATAATAAGGATTTCAGAACACGATATATCGATATAAGGACGAATAATGTCCTACGAAAATTGGGGCTACTAGGTGATAAAGAGGACGAAAAACAGTCTGCCAAGCCGGATGCGAGGACGCAAGCAGGGGATATAGTTAGTATAGATATTGAAGAGCCTCAATTGGATTTACTTGATGATGTGTTATAA
- the POP5 gene encoding RNA-binding protein POP5 (Subunit of both RNase MRP and nuclear RNase P; RNase MRP cleaves pre-rRNA, while nuclear RNase P cleaves tRNA precursors to generate mature 5' ends and facilitates turnover of nuclear RNAs) has product MVRLKSRYILFEIIFPPTDTNVEESVSKADILLSHHRASPADVSIKSILQEIRRSLSLNLGDYGSAKCNSLLQLKYFSNKTSTGIIRCHREDCDLVIMALMLMSKIGDVDGLIVNPVKVSGTIKKIEQFAMRRNSKILNIIKCSQSSHLSDNDFIINDFKKIGRENENENEDD; this is encoded by the coding sequence ATGGTACGTTTAAAAAGTAGATATatcctttttgaaattatatTCCCACCTACAGACACCAACGTTGAGGAATCTGTGTCGAAAGCAGACATCTTGCTTTCGCATCACAGAGCATCGCCTGCGGATGTGTCCATAAAGTCGATACTCCAAGAGATACGACGCTCGCTGTCGTTGAATCTGGGCGACTATGGGTCTGCAAAATGTAACTCTCTCTTGCAGTTGAAatacttttcaaataagaCGTCTACGGGGATAATCCGATGCCATCGAGAGGATTGCGACCTTGTTATCATGGCATTGATGTTGATGTCGAAAATTGGCGACGTCGATGGACTGATCGTGAACCCCGTCAAGGTAAGTGGGACcatcaagaaaatagaGCAGTTTGCTATGAGAAGGAATTCTAAAATTCTGAACATAATCAAGTGTAGTCAATCATCACACCTCAGCGATAATGACTTTATTATCAAtgatttcaagaaaattggaAGGGAAAACGAAAACGAAAACGAGGACGATTAg
- the RBG1 gene encoding GTP-binding protein RBG1 (Member of the DRG family of GTP-binding proteins; associates with translating ribosomes; interacts with Tma46p, Ygr250cp, Gir2p and Yap1p via two-hybrid; localizes to cytosol and peroxisomes), translating into MSTTVEKIKAIEDEMARTQKNKATSFHLGQLKAKLAKLRRELLTSASSGSGGGAGIGFDVARTGVASVGFVGFPSVGKSTLLSKLTGTESEAAEYEFTTLVTVPGVIRYKGAKIQMLDLPGIIDGAKDGRGRGKQVIAVARTCNLLFIILDVNKPLHHKQIIEKELEGVGIRLNKTPPDILIKKKEKGGISITNTVPLTHLGNDEIRAVMSEYRINSAEIAFRCDATVDDLIDVLEASSRRYMPAIYVLNKIDSLSIEELELLYRIPNAVPISSGQDWNLDELLQVMWDRLNLVRIYTKPKGQIPDFTDPVVLRSDRCSVKDFCNQIHKSLVDDFRNALVYGSSVKHQPQYVGLSHILEDEDVVTILKK; encoded by the coding sequence ATGTCTACTacagttgaaaaaatcaaagctATCGAAGATGAAATGGCCCGTACCCAAAAGAACAAGGCCACATCTTTCCATTTGGGTCAACTGAAGGCCAAGCTGGCCAAACTGAGAAGAGAATTGTTGACCAGTGCTTCATCCGGCAGCGGTGGTGGTGCTGGTATTGGTTTTGATGTGGCTAGAACTGGTGTGGCCAGTGTGGGGTTTGTCGGGTTCCCGTCGGTGGGGAAATCTACATTACTGTCCAAGTTGACTGGTACTGAGTCTGAAGCAGCTGAGTACGAGTTTACCACCCTGGTTACCGTCCCCGGTGTCATTCGTTATAAAGGTGCCAAGATCCAAATGTTGGATTTACCTGGTATTATCGATGGTGCTAAGGATGGTAGAGGTAGAGGTAAGCAAGTTATTGCCGTGGCAAGAACCTGTAACCTGTTATTTATCATCCTAGATGTGAACAAACCCTTGCATCATAAGCAAATCATTGAGAAGGAACTGGAAGGTGTGGGGATTCGTCTGAATAAAACTCCGCCAGATATCttgatcaaaaaaaaagagaaaggtGGTATTTCCATCACAAACACAGTCCCATTGACCCATCTGGGGAATGACGAAATCAGAGCCGTTATGAGCGAGTACAGAATAAATAGCGCTGAGATTGCCTTCAGGTGTGATGCCACTGTGGATGATTTGattgatgttttggaaGCTTCGTCAAGAAGATACATGCCTGCCATCTATGTGTTAAACAAGATTGATTCTCTGTCAATAGAGGAATTGGAATTACTTTACCGAATTCCTAATGCCGTGCCTATTTCGTCTGGTCAAGATTGGAACTTGGACGAGCTGTTGCAAGTCATGTGGGATAGACTAAATCTAGTCCGTATTTACACTAAACCAAAGGGCCAAATACCAGATTTTACCGACCCTGTGGTGCTAAGATCAGACCGTTGCAGTGTCAAGGATTTTTGTAACCAAATTCATAAATCTTTAGTGGACGACTTTAGAAATGCTCTGGTTTACGGTAGCAGTGTCAAACATCAACCTCAATACGTGGGGTTGAGTCACATTTTGGAAGACGAAGATGTTGTTACCATCTTGAAAAAGTGA
- a CDS encoding uncharacterized protein (hypothetical protein; YAL037W has a paralog, YOR342C, that arose from the whole genome duplication) — protein MDMEIEDSSPIDDLKLQKLDTNVYFGPCEILTQPILLQYENIKFIIGVNLSTEKIASFYTQYFRNSNSVVVNLCSPTTAAVATKKAAIDLYIRNNTILLQKFVGQYLQMGKKIKTSLTQAQTDTIQSLPQFCNSNVLSGEPLVQYQAFNDLLALFKSFSHFGNILVISSHSYDCALLKFLISRVMTYYPLVTIQDSLQYMKATLNISISTSDEFDILNDKELWEFGQTQEILKRRQTSSVKRRCVNLPENSTIDNRMLMGTTKRGRF, from the coding sequence ATGGATATGGAAATCGAAGATTCAAGCCCCATAGATGACCTGAAGTTACAAAAACTGGATACCAATGTTTATTTTGGACCCTGTGAGATATTGACACAACCTATTCTTTTGcaatatgaaaatattaagTTCATCATTGGTGTCAATCTAAGTACTGAAAAGATAGCGTCGTTTTATACCCAGTATTTCAGGAACTCTAATTCGGTAGTCGTGAATCTTTGCTCACCAACTACAGCAGCAGTAGCAACAAAGAAGGCCGCAATTGATTTGTATATACGAAACAATACAATACTACTACAGAAATTCGTTGGACAGTACTTGCAGATGGgcaaaaagataaaaacatCTTTAACACAGGCACAAACCGATACAATCCAATCACTGCCCCAGTTTTGTAATTCGAATGTCCTCAGTGGTGAGCCCTTGGTACAGTACCAGGCATTCAACGATCTGTTGGCACTCTTTAAGTCATTTAGTcattttggaaatatcTTGGTTATATCATCACATTCCTATGATTGCGCACTTCTCAAATTTCTTATTTCCAGGGTGATGACCTACTATCCACTAGTGACCATCCAGGATTCTTTGCAATATATGAAAGCAACCCTGAACATATCCATCAGTACATCCGATGAGTTCGATATTCTGAATGATAAAGAACTGTGGGAGTTTGGCCAAACCCAGGAAATTCTAAAACGTAGGCAGACGAGCTCAGTCAAGAGGAGATGTGTCAATTTACCAGAAAACTCTACGATCGATAACAGAATGCTTATGGGTACCACAAAGCGAGGTCGCTTTTGA
- the FUN19 gene encoding Fun19p (Non-essential hypothetical protein; expression induced in response to heat stress; FUN19 has a paralog, YOR338W, that arose from the whole genome duplication) — protein sequence MGLYSPESEKSQLNMNYIGKDDSQSIFRRLNQNLKASNNNNDSNKNGLNMSDYSNNSPYGRSYDVRINQNSQNNGNGCFSGSIDSLVDEHIIPSPPLSPKLESKISHNGSPRMASSVLVGSTPKGAVENVLFVKPVWPNGLSRKRYRYATYGFLSQYKIFSNLAQPYSKNIINRYNNLAYNARHKYSKYNDDMTPPPLPSSSSRLPSPLASPNLNRQARYNMRKQALYNNNLGKFESDTEWIPRKRKVYSPQRRTMTTSPHRAKKFSPSASTPHTNIASIEAIHDAPQYIPNVSWKKLPDYSPPLSTLPTDSNKSLKIEWKGSPMDLSTDPLRNELHPAELVLAQTLRLPCDLYLDSKRRLFLEKVYRLKKGLPFRRTDAQKACRIDVNKASRLFQAFEKVGWLQDSNFTKYL from the coding sequence ATGGGATTATATTCTCCTGAATCTGAAAAGTCTCAATTAAATATGAATTACATTGGTAAGGATGATTCGCAGTCCATTTTCAGACGTCTGAATCAGAATTTGAAAGCAagtaacaacaataacgATAGTAATAAAAACGGTTTAAACATGAGTGATTATAGCAATAATTCACCCTATGGGCGCTCGTACGACGTAAGAATTAACCAGAACTCACAAAATAATGGCAATGGATGCTTTTCTGGCAGCATTGACTCCTTGGTTGATGAACATATAATACCATCGCCACCTTTGTCGCCCAAGCTGGAGTCGAAAATTAGCCACAATGGCTCACCCCGCATGGCCTCTTCAGTGCTAGTGGGATCTACGCCTAAAGGCGCTGTAGAGAATGTGCTGTTCGTGAAGCCTGTATGGCCCAATGGgttatcaagaaaaaggtaCCGCTACGCCACCTACGGGTTTCTGTCTCaatacaaaattttcagcAATTTGGCCCAACCATATTCTAAGAACATTATCAACCGGTACAACAATCTGGCCTATAATGCTAGACATAAATATTCCAAATACAATGATGATATGACTCCTCCTCCTCTgccttcctcttcttctagaTTACCTTCCCCGTTAGCATCTCCGAATTTGAATAGACAAGCAAGATATAATATGAGGAAACAGGCTCTCTACAATAACAATCTAGGAAAGTTTGAATCCGACACTGAATGGATACCACGGAAACGCAAGGTATACTCACCACAAAGAAGAACGATGACTACCAGTCCACATCGCGCCAAGAAGTTCTCACCCTCTGCATCCACTCCTCACACTAACATTGCATCCATTGAGGCGATTCATGATGCTCCTCAATATATACCAAACGTCTCATGGAAAAAATTACCAGATTACTCTCCGCCCTTATCTACGCTTCCTACAGACAGTAACAAGTCACTCAAGATCGAGTGGAAGGGGTCTCCAATGGACCTGTCCACAGACCCGCTGAGGAACGAGCTACACCCTGCTGAACTAGTTCTCGCTCAAACTCTAAGGTTACCTTGTGATTTGTATCTGGATTCTAAGAGAAGGttatttttggaaaaagttTATAGACTAAAGAAAGGGTTGCCGTTTAGAAGGACCGACGCCCAAAAAGCCTGTAGGATCGACGTTAATAAAGCATCAAGACTATTCCAAGCTTTCGAGAAGGTTGGCTGGCTACAGGATTCGAATTTTACGAAGTACTTATAA